AACCCGAGGGCGGCCACGGTGCGGCGGCGCCAGCTCCGGTCGAGGCCAAACGTGATGAGCCGGTTCATGCGGTCATAGCGGGGGGCGATGGCGTCGAACATCGCCGTCACGCGGCGCGACTTCTCGGCGCCCTGAGGCAGGGAGTCTGTCGCGTCCAAGGTCACCTCTCCACCGCCAAGGGCCACTCGAGACGACGCAACGCCTCGGATCGCACCGCCGCCACCTCGTCCTGATCGCCGACCGCCTCGATGTGCTCCTGGGCCACCGCCAGCAGTGTTCGCCGGAAGTGGTGGGCGACCAGGGAGACGGTCGCCGGCAAGAGAGCATCGAAGGCCTGGACGAGGCGGGCTGCCGCCTCGGCATCCTCCGCTCCCTCACCGCGAAGGGCGTGGCGAACGTGTTCGTCGAAAAGCTCGACCGCCCGCTCTGCCAGCGCCCGTGCCGACCGGCCGTGCAGGCGGGCCAGCTCGAGAACATCACCGAGGGGCAGTCCGTACTCGAGAAGCCGCAGACCCGCCCGCAAGGCGGCGCTGTCCGCGTCGGTGTATCGGCTTTCCCCCTCGTGGCGGCGAGGGATGAGGACCCCTTCCCTCTCCAGGGCCTCCAGCAGGGCCACGGGCACCCCGGCCCGCTCCGCCAGCTCGGAGAGAGTGAGGAACTCCTCGGGCGAGCCGTCGGGGCGCCGTTCGTCGGCCCCTCCGACCACGGCTTCCACGAGAGCTTCATCAGCGCGGCCGAGCTCCTCGCGGATGATTCGGCCGATCACGCCGAGGGTGAAGCCGCGCCCTCGGAGCCGACGGATCTCTCGCAACCGCTCCAAGTGGTCGTCGTCGTAGATCGCCACCCGACCGGTGCGCCTGGGCGGGGGCAGGAGCCGCTTGGCCTGGTAGAAGCGGATCGTATCGACCGAGACCATGGCCGCCCGAGACAGCTCTTCCACGCGGTACTCCACCCGACCACTCTAAGAGTAATCACTCGAAGAAAGCGAGCCGAACGACCGCAGGCGTCGCGCGCCTCGTCACTCGACGAGGGGCTTCGCCATCATTGAAGAGAAATGCGAGCGGAAACATCGCGGGTCTTTTTGCGGATCACTATCGCCCCTTATGTTCGGTAGCCCTCCACCAAGGTGTGGTGTCGCTTCTCCCGACAGGACCCATCCGCTGTCTCGAGGGCCTTGTCAGAGTCGTCCCCGACCCTTACGCTAATCGCTGTCGGCCAGGTATCTCTGGTGCGGACGGTGGGCGGATTGGGCACGCAGCACGTCTATTGCAGCTGACATGCCGCGGGAGTTGTCCAATATGAGAAGAAAGTTCCCTCCTCGGGGGCCGGCGAAGGCATCTATGGGGGACATTGCACCGCCCAGCAGGCCCGGGGGGCATCGGCACGTGGCTGATGCACCACCCGAATAGCTGATCACCGAATGACGACGGTCTCTGCTGAAGACGGTGCTATGGCGCCAGGTTGCTCCCATCCGCTTCGTGTAGCCCTGGTCGACAGCGACGAGCTCACCCTGGCCGGCCTGCAGAGCATGCTGGCTCGTCATCGCGACCTGGTCGAGGTGGTGGGCACGGTCCCGGTCACTGCGGACCTCGTTGTCGGCCTCGCTGAGGTCGGAGCTGAGATCGCGCTGGTCGAGGTGCAGCTCCTTGCGACGAGTGAGGTCGAGCCGTCCACGTCGCTGATGGCCGAGGAAGCCCCCTTTCAGGTGGTGATCTTCACCTACGAGGCCGACGGGCGAAGCGTGTCGGAGGCCCTCCGCCTCGGCGTTTCGGGCTACCTGCTGAAGTCGCTGAGCGGTGATCAGCTGGTTGACTACCTACTGCAGATCCGCGACGGAGCGGTGCTCCTCGATCCAACCCTTGCCACCCGGATCACCCTGGGCGCCGCAAACATGGACGGCGAGCATTGGCCCGGCCTCGAGCTCGGCCTATCCCGGCGAGAGAGTGAGGTCCTGG
This window of the Acidimicrobiales bacterium genome carries:
- a CDS encoding MerR family transcriptional regulator; the protein is MEYRVEELSRAAMVSVDTIRFYQAKRLLPPPRRTGRVAIYDDDHLERLREIRRLRGRGFTLGVIGRIIREELGRADEALVEAVVGGADERRPDGSPEEFLTLSELAERAGVPVALLEALEREGVLIPRRHEGESRYTDADSAALRAGLRLLEYGLPLGDVLELARLHGRSARALAERAVELFDEHVRHALRGEGAEDAEAAARLVQAFDALLPATVSLVAHHFRRTLLAVAQEHIEAVGDQDEVAAVRSEALRRLEWPLAVER
- a CDS encoding response regulator transcription factor — translated: MAPGCSHPLRVALVDSDELTLAGLQSMLARHRDLVEVVGTVPVTADLVVGLAEVGAEIALVEVQLLATSEVEPSTSLMAEEAPFQVVIFTYEADGRSVSEALRLGVSGYLLKSLSGDQLVDYLLQIRDGAVLLDPTLATRITLGAANMDGEHWPGLELGLSRRESEVLGLLVDGLSNRAIADELVVGEETVKTHLRSIYKKLEVKDRAQAVAHVLRRGVFT